The Methanocella arvoryzae MRE50 genome includes a region encoding these proteins:
- a CDS encoding methylamine methyltransferase corrinoid protein reductive activase gives MARLAIALDLGTSGFRAQALNLESRETLSTVITSCHPLPGDNVIDHISFALDAGIEVARKLIVEAVNRLIAALGVPLDEVSVFGVCGNPAQLSLFQGMEIRDLAYAGKRKLDSLGVNVPRREAAVLKAWQFPGLLLPPDCDILIPPAVRHEVGADALALIIKTGMLERDETSLAIDYGTNAEMALFHNGVVYTGSTAAGPALEGQQITCGTIAIPGAICDLEPEETTDVPFYRLMMLDAGMSPVPGPVVDFRESRFVGSGVPRPAGITGTGTVAAIYEGIECRLICLPHITTTDRRLHFGEDVYLAEADLIEAGKAMGAIRAGYIALCKRAGIAIQDIDTVYMSGSAGTYMDALKAQKLGLIPPRVSKVCHVGNTSLAMARDLVSDPAKLGEMSELARKLKRYHCMFALSAVFKKAYVLELSYWTEGMPAHLHRSLLKRYGLPDLPPVAGTPEVLHLVKKDIEDTGIMGLTTLHDFGSSADAQFEGCTACWQCVSGCPGKALSALKSEPPVVAIDPSRCKGMACRRCERICPERVFKVRQFFSSLLPEGGSS, from the coding sequence ATGGCCAGACTCGCTATTGCCCTTGACCTGGGGACGAGCGGATTCAGGGCTCAGGCCCTTAACCTGGAGTCCCGGGAAACGCTGTCCACCGTGATCACGTCATGCCACCCGCTGCCGGGGGACAATGTGATCGATCATATCAGCTTTGCCTTAGATGCCGGCATCGAGGTCGCCCGGAAGCTCATCGTCGAGGCAGTCAACCGTCTCATCGCAGCCCTCGGGGTGCCTCTGGACGAGGTAAGCGTGTTCGGCGTCTGTGGCAACCCCGCCCAGCTATCTTTGTTCCAGGGTATGGAAATACGTGATCTCGCTTATGCCGGGAAGCGAAAGCTTGACTCGCTCGGCGTGAATGTTCCCCGGCGGGAAGCGGCTGTTCTCAAGGCCTGGCAGTTTCCCGGGCTTCTCCTCCCCCCGGACTGCGACATCCTCATTCCTCCGGCGGTACGCCACGAAGTCGGGGCAGACGCGCTTGCCCTCATTATTAAAACAGGCATGCTTGAGCGTGACGAGACCTCCCTGGCGATCGATTACGGGACGAACGCCGAGATGGCGCTCTTCCATAACGGGGTGGTGTATACTGGTTCAACTGCGGCGGGGCCCGCTCTCGAAGGGCAGCAGATCACCTGCGGCACAATAGCCATTCCTGGCGCTATATGTGACCTGGAGCCGGAAGAAACGACCGACGTACCCTTCTACCGGCTGATGATGCTGGATGCCGGCATGTCTCCTGTGCCAGGGCCCGTTGTCGACTTCCGTGAAAGCCGTTTCGTCGGCTCCGGCGTGCCCAGGCCCGCAGGTATCACGGGCACTGGTACAGTAGCAGCTATCTATGAGGGAATCGAGTGCCGCCTGATCTGCCTTCCACATATCACCACTACCGATCGCAGGTTGCACTTCGGCGAAGACGTGTACCTGGCGGAAGCAGACCTGATAGAGGCCGGTAAGGCGATGGGCGCAATCAGGGCAGGGTACATAGCGCTATGCAAGCGTGCGGGCATTGCCATTCAGGATATCGATACTGTGTACATGTCAGGATCGGCCGGCACTTATATGGATGCCCTGAAAGCGCAGAAACTGGGGCTGATCCCGCCGAGGGTGAGCAAAGTGTGCCATGTCGGCAATACCTCTCTGGCAATGGCCCGGGACCTGGTATCAGACCCGGCGAAGCTCGGGGAGATGTCAGAGCTTGCCCGGAAGCTGAAAAGATACCACTGTATGTTCGCCCTGTCGGCCGTCTTCAAAAAGGCCTACGTGCTGGAACTTTCGTACTGGACCGAGGGCATGCCGGCCCACCTTCACAGGTCCCTGCTGAAGCGGTATGGCCTGCCAGATCTGCCGCCTGTGGCAGGGACGCCAGAGGTTCTGCATCTCGTGAAAAAGGACATCGAGGATACCGGCATTATGGGCCTGACTACGCTGCACGATTTCGGTAGTTCCGCCGATGCGCAGTTCGAGGGGTGTACAGCCTGCTGGCAGTGTGTCTCAGGATGTCCCGGAAAAGCGCTCTCTGCCCTGAAGAGCGAGCCTCCTGTCGTAGCGATCGATCCTTCCCGGTGCAAGGGCATGGCTTGCAGGCGATGTGAGCGCATATGCCCTGAAAGGGTCTTCAAGGTCCGCCAGTTTTTCAGCAGCCTCCTGCCTGAGGGGGGCTCATCATGA
- a CDS encoding AAA family ATPase codes for MIVTREDLSSLPLLYEGNSTLVYLLEESEYGGPVVIKVLQPGYAAHGGTGRLDVEYEIAKGLDLPGVRKAWEYLTIDGSPAIVLEYVEGRAASEVFRERLSLENMLRIALSLAVALDQLHRHKILHRNLTSSNVIIDKDMQATIIDLDMAVAGGRVVRRESLDMFEGPLEYISPEQTGRINLPIDYRSDLYSAGVILYEMFAGRLPFYAASRSELTHQILARNPVPPHEVNPLVSEAVSAIVMKLLAKSPEDRYQSAYGLMADLEKALSRLRSSGRVEPFQPGLEDLPGVFQLPGKLYGREPETVELLKAIEDAAEGGSEAVLITGPPGVGKTMLVSDVQRFAGKAGGYFITGKPDEYQKNSPHYALIQAFTELVDQILTESVESVANWKAKILQAVGTSGGLLVSMIPRLELIIGRQPPVPDLGPTEAQNRFRLVFLSFVRSIAGKGHPLVLFIDNLQWADPATVNLLRPLMAGQDYPYLLFIGAYRNTETGPGHLLSMAIDELRRSQAHIRFIQLENLSPDALNQIVSDTLRCDPSFSRPLSNLIFEKTGGNPLFAVQFLQSLYEAGHLTFNYDLRQWEWDVDHIQHMGITDNVVRLAMQKIERLPEKTRHLLSLAACIGNQFDTWTLAAAAEMPDQEVEDHLWPAVEEGLILPVGEPISPDLGETLQANESRFEFLHDRVRKASLSLLPRRQRKLVHVKLGRMLLQSTSETELEDMIFTLVSHLNEGFQYLDSAAERLRLVELNLSAGQKAKREAAYQAAIWYFSMGIGMLPPDKWERYHNLTLNLYMEAIEAEYLSLNFERAELLSSEVLQHTDDVLVRGRVYELHVIFYATQRQDEEAIQAGLEALDLLGVQLPREPGALQEYSAQLRQELARKIPRVEDLAYLPAMTEARQLTLMRVMMSLAAPAYRMNYTLLTALISMMVLISVKHGNSPMSAFAYGWYAVLLCGPYGDVETGYRFGQLSLKLQRLYKAREHEAKINFLFNVFVRPWKEDARDSLKTLKEVSQAGMETGDLEYAFASAVHYSGYLFCTGGQVDEIRRSAITCLDTMDRLRLELHGDLARIWGQAALNLAGEAADPRHLHGRLLDETTALVRWRMEKNYFPAFCTLYCKIRLQYLFGDYRGAIESAASCAEYEKSGEGYLYYADFLFYYALALLAYYPNAAEHEKIWLLEKAKSVLADLNSRASHSPLNFSHKCDLVEAELARATGEIGQAVALYSHAIRATRENGFVSEEALAYELEAKFYLSLGRDDLAGVSLRNATDCYRIWGASRKAENLKAQYKYLLVRERAASLDAAAIIAASRTLSQEIRLEQLLNRLTSIAIENAGAQKGILMMVRNASLFVQARGVIGRPQVETLPGLPIEESGEVPVSVVNYVARTKTPVMLNDACHDSIYGSDPYISEHRTRSMLCLPIVHHDALSGILYLENNLATNVFTPENLELLKALAYQAAISIENAHVYDALRESESRFRTLAETSSAGILVYRQKILYANPATEKLLGYSVEELLSMDIAEIVHPEFREKVRERVKCRLNGEAVPTHDEYPMVRKDGETRWIDVSVTQFQYQGQPAGLGILIDVTDRKRAEEGLKAAKAQVEMYLDLMSHDITNLNQIGIGFLEFALSTMDLDRSSRELISKPLEALQSSTRLIENVRKLQRVIEGGVRHYETDVDQVIRELVSTYSNLVGRDIKINYTGCKCIVMANELLTDVFSNIIGNAIKHSLGKLIISITLKKEVVDGKPYCYVSVEDNGPGIPDELKVRLFSRFQKGKTRTSGKGLGLYLVKVLVEDYGGKVWLEDCVAGEHTKGCRFVIMLPAVAASEQPGTALPG; via the coding sequence ATGATTGTAACCCGCGAAGACCTCTCATCACTTCCGCTACTCTATGAGGGCAACAGCACTCTGGTGTACCTCCTGGAAGAGTCGGAGTACGGCGGCCCCGTAGTAATCAAGGTACTTCAGCCCGGATATGCTGCCCATGGCGGGACCGGGCGGCTTGACGTAGAGTACGAGATAGCGAAAGGACTGGATCTGCCGGGCGTCAGAAAAGCCTGGGAGTACCTGACGATCGATGGCAGCCCGGCAATTGTCCTTGAGTACGTCGAAGGCAGGGCGGCCTCTGAGGTCTTCCGGGAACGACTGAGTCTCGAGAACATGCTCAGGATAGCCTTGTCCCTGGCCGTCGCACTGGATCAGCTGCACCGCCACAAAATACTGCACAGAAACCTCACCAGCAGCAATGTTATCATTGACAAAGATATGCAGGCCACAATCATTGACCTGGACATGGCAGTGGCCGGCGGCAGGGTCGTCAGGCGGGAGAGCCTCGACATGTTCGAAGGTCCGCTGGAGTATATTTCGCCCGAGCAGACGGGAAGGATAAATCTCCCTATCGACTATCGCAGCGATCTTTATTCGGCAGGCGTCATACTCTACGAAATGTTTGCCGGGAGGCTGCCCTTCTATGCGGCTTCCCGCTCAGAACTCACCCACCAGATCCTGGCCAGAAACCCGGTGCCTCCGCACGAGGTCAATCCGCTGGTGTCCGAGGCGGTTTCTGCCATCGTGATGAAGCTGCTGGCCAAGAGCCCTGAAGATCGGTACCAGTCAGCGTACGGCCTGATGGCGGACCTGGAAAAGGCCTTGAGCCGGCTGCGGTCCTCCGGCAGGGTCGAGCCGTTCCAGCCGGGCCTCGAAGACCTGCCCGGAGTCTTCCAGCTGCCCGGCAAGCTGTACGGCCGGGAACCTGAGACCGTCGAGCTCCTCAAAGCGATAGAGGATGCTGCGGAGGGTGGCTCCGAGGCTGTGCTGATTACCGGCCCTCCCGGAGTGGGCAAGACCATGCTGGTCAGCGACGTGCAGCGGTTTGCCGGAAAAGCCGGTGGCTATTTTATCACCGGCAAGCCGGACGAGTACCAGAAAAACTCCCCACATTATGCCCTGATCCAGGCTTTCACCGAACTGGTCGACCAGATACTCACCGAGAGCGTGGAGAGCGTAGCTAACTGGAAGGCGAAAATTTTACAGGCAGTCGGAACCAGCGGAGGCTTGCTGGTCAGCATGATCCCCCGGCTGGAACTCATCATCGGCCGGCAGCCCCCGGTTCCGGACCTCGGGCCCACCGAAGCGCAGAACCGCTTCAGGCTCGTCTTCCTGAGCTTCGTCAGATCGATAGCGGGAAAAGGGCATCCGCTCGTCCTCTTCATCGACAACCTGCAGTGGGCCGACCCCGCGACGGTGAACCTGCTCAGGCCGCTGATGGCAGGACAGGACTACCCGTACCTGCTGTTTATCGGCGCGTACAGGAATACTGAGACGGGCCCCGGACACCTCCTGTCCATGGCGATAGATGAGCTGAGACGAAGTCAGGCTCATATCCGGTTTATCCAGCTGGAAAACCTGTCGCCGGATGCGCTCAACCAGATAGTCTCTGATACGCTTCGCTGCGATCCCTCATTCTCCCGCCCTCTGTCCAACCTGATCTTCGAGAAGACCGGGGGTAACCCGCTGTTCGCTGTACAGTTCCTCCAGTCGCTGTATGAAGCCGGCCACCTCACCTTCAACTACGACCTGCGTCAGTGGGAATGGGACGTCGATCACATTCAGCACATGGGGATCACTGATAACGTGGTCAGGCTGGCGATGCAAAAGATCGAGCGGCTGCCCGAGAAAACGAGACACCTGCTATCGCTGGCCGCATGCATCGGAAACCAGTTCGATACCTGGACACTGGCAGCGGCAGCTGAGATGCCGGACCAGGAAGTCGAAGATCACCTCTGGCCGGCGGTCGAAGAAGGGCTGATCCTGCCTGTCGGGGAACCGATCTCCCCGGATCTGGGCGAGACTCTGCAGGCAAACGAGAGCCGGTTCGAGTTCCTGCACGACCGGGTCAGGAAAGCTTCCCTCTCTTTACTTCCCCGGCGGCAGCGAAAGCTCGTGCATGTGAAGCTGGGCCGGATGCTCCTGCAGAGTACCTCTGAAACAGAGCTTGAAGATATGATCTTCACCCTGGTCAGCCACCTCAACGAGGGCTTCCAGTACCTGGATAGCGCAGCTGAGCGGCTCCGGCTGGTCGAGCTAAATCTTTCCGCCGGGCAGAAGGCGAAGCGGGAGGCGGCTTATCAGGCAGCCATCTGGTACTTCAGCATGGGCATAGGGATGCTGCCTCCGGATAAGTGGGAGAGGTATCACAACCTGACACTTAACCTGTACATGGAGGCCATCGAAGCAGAATACCTCAGCCTGAACTTCGAAAGGGCTGAACTGCTGTCCAGCGAGGTACTGCAGCACACGGACGACGTGCTGGTCCGGGGGCGGGTGTACGAGCTGCATGTCATTTTCTACGCGACGCAACGGCAGGACGAGGAAGCTATCCAGGCGGGGCTGGAAGCGCTCGACCTGCTGGGGGTACAGCTCCCCCGGGAGCCTGGAGCGCTTCAGGAGTACTCAGCGCAGCTACGCCAGGAACTTGCCAGGAAAATCCCGCGGGTGGAGGACCTTGCCTACCTGCCCGCAATGACAGAAGCCCGGCAGCTGACGCTGATGAGGGTGATGATGAGCCTAGCCGCGCCTGCGTACAGGATGAATTATACCCTGCTCACGGCGCTCATCTCGATGATGGTCCTCATCTCTGTGAAGCACGGTAACTCGCCCATGTCGGCCTTCGCATACGGCTGGTATGCAGTGCTGCTATGCGGGCCGTACGGGGACGTCGAAACCGGCTACCGGTTCGGACAGCTTTCCCTGAAACTGCAGAGGCTGTACAAGGCAAGGGAGCATGAGGCGAAGATCAACTTCCTCTTCAACGTGTTCGTGAGGCCCTGGAAAGAGGATGCCCGGGACTCGCTTAAGACACTGAAAGAAGTCTCTCAGGCCGGCATGGAAACCGGCGACCTCGAATACGCTTTTGCCAGCGCGGTTCACTACAGCGGCTATCTCTTTTGCACTGGCGGACAGGTCGACGAGATCCGCAGGAGCGCGATTACATGCCTGGATACCATGGATCGGCTGAGGCTGGAGTTGCACGGCGATCTGGCCCGGATATGGGGACAGGCTGCGCTTAACCTGGCCGGCGAGGCCGCCGATCCACGGCATCTACATGGCAGGCTTCTGGACGAGACCACCGCCCTTGTCCGGTGGAGAATGGAAAAGAATTATTTCCCCGCCTTCTGCACCCTGTACTGTAAAATCCGGCTACAATACCTGTTCGGCGACTACAGGGGCGCGATCGAGTCCGCCGCATCCTGTGCGGAATATGAAAAATCCGGCGAAGGTTACCTGTACTACGCCGATTTTCTCTTCTATTATGCGCTGGCACTGCTGGCGTACTACCCGAACGCCGCGGAGCACGAGAAAATATGGCTTCTCGAGAAGGCGAAATCGGTCCTCGCTGACCTGAATAGCCGGGCCAGCCATTCGCCCCTGAACTTCAGTCATAAGTGTGATTTAGTAGAAGCCGAATTAGCCCGCGCGACCGGCGAGATAGGCCAGGCAGTAGCCCTGTACAGTCATGCGATCAGGGCCACCCGGGAAAACGGCTTCGTAAGCGAAGAAGCGCTGGCCTACGAGCTGGAAGCCAAATTTTACCTGTCTCTGGGCCGGGACGATCTCGCAGGGGTCAGCCTTCGCAATGCCACCGACTGCTATCGCATATGGGGCGCTTCACGCAAGGCTGAGAACCTCAAAGCACAGTACAAGTACCTGCTCGTCCGGGAACGCGCCGCTTCGCTGGACGCTGCGGCGATTATCGCAGCATCTCGCACTCTCTCCCAGGAGATCCGCCTCGAGCAGCTGCTGAACCGGCTCACGAGCATCGCCATAGAGAATGCGGGTGCCCAGAAGGGCATCCTGATGATGGTAAGAAACGCTTCGCTGTTCGTGCAGGCACGAGGCGTCATCGGTCGCCCGCAGGTCGAGACTCTCCCGGGACTGCCGATCGAGGAGAGCGGGGAGGTCCCCGTCTCCGTAGTCAACTACGTGGCGAGGACGAAGACGCCAGTCATGCTCAACGACGCGTGCCACGACAGCATCTACGGGTCGGACCCGTATATCTCGGAGCATCGTACCAGGTCTATGCTCTGTCTTCCTATCGTCCACCACGATGCCCTGTCGGGCATTCTGTACCTCGAGAATAACCTGGCCACAAACGTGTTTACCCCTGAGAACCTCGAGCTTTTAAAAGCACTGGCTTACCAGGCCGCCATCTCCATCGAGAACGCTCACGTCTACGATGCGCTGCGGGAGAGCGAATCCAGGTTCAGGACGCTGGCCGAGACCAGCTCTGCCGGCATCCTTGTCTACCGCCAGAAAATCCTCTACGCAAACCCGGCTACTGAGAAGCTCCTGGGCTACAGCGTCGAAGAGTTGCTGTCCATGGATATCGCAGAGATCGTCCACCCCGAGTTCCGGGAAAAGGTCAGGGAGCGGGTGAAGTGCCGGCTGAATGGCGAGGCCGTACCCACCCACGACGAGTATCCGATGGTCCGGAAAGACGGTGAAACGAGGTGGATCGATGTCTCCGTCACACAGTTCCAGTACCAGGGTCAGCCAGCCGGCCTGGGCATCCTGATCGACGTCACGGATCGCAAGCGGGCGGAGGAAGGGCTGAAAGCGGCCAAAGCACAGGTCGAGATGTACCTGGACCTGATGAGCCACGACATCACGAACCTGAACCAGATCGGCATCGGCTTCCTGGAGTTCGCCCTGAGCACCATGGACCTTGACAGGAGCAGCAGGGAACTAATCTCCAAGCCGCTGGAAGCACTGCAAAGCAGCACGAGGCTGATAGAGAATGTTCGGAAGCTGCAGCGAGTAATTGAGGGCGGCGTCAGGCACTACGAAACCGACGTCGACCAGGTGATCAGGGAACTGGTCTCGACCTACTCGAACCTCGTCGGCAGAGATATAAAGATCAACTACACCGGGTGCAAGTGCATCGTGATGGCCAACGAGCTGCTCACCGACGTCTTCTCCAACATCATCGGCAACGCCATCAAGCACTCTCTCGGCAAGCTGATCATCTCCATCACGCTGAAAAAAGAGGTGGTCGACGGGAAACCCTACTGTTACGTGTCAGTAGAGGACAATGGCCCGGGCATCCCCGACGAGCTAAAGGTGAGGCTCTTCAGCAGGTTCCAGAAAGGAAAAACCCGCACCAGCGGCAAAGGCCTCGGCCTATACCTGGTGAAAGTGCTGGTCGAAGACTACGGCGGCAAAGTCTGGCTGGAAGACTGCGTGGCCGGGGAGCACACAAAAGGCTGCAGGTTCGTGATCATGCTGCCTGCCGTCGCAGCTTCGGAGCAGCCCGGTACTGCCCTGCCGGGCTGA
- a CDS encoding cobalamin B12-binding domain-containing protein: MKYAADTSGIFSRYDISIEVARQKAREVSEDVLLQKVVEQLVAGDEAGVEASVELALEHEEPMKVINDGLIPGMKEVSRLWAEGVYFLPQVILSSDAMMAGISLCEKRLGKPVKKKATVVTHTPEGDIHDIGQVIVNALLNASGFEVVNLGVDVPVEQVVETCRLRRPVMLTGTALMTTTMTAFPRTAAGLRELGLDIPFVCGGGAVTEEFVTSFDLGIWGRDASQAPEMAEDAMNGMTWQEMRAKWNG, translated from the coding sequence ATGAAGTATGCTGCCGATACCTCCGGGATCTTTTCACGCTACGATATCTCTATAGAAGTAGCCCGGCAAAAAGCCCGCGAAGTCTCCGAAGACGTCCTCCTGCAGAAGGTAGTCGAACAGCTGGTAGCCGGAGACGAGGCAGGAGTAGAAGCCAGCGTAGAGCTGGCGCTTGAACACGAGGAGCCGATGAAGGTCATCAACGACGGGCTGATCCCCGGCATGAAAGAAGTCAGCCGTCTCTGGGCGGAAGGCGTATATTTCCTGCCCCAGGTCATCCTCTCCTCCGACGCGATGATGGCCGGAATCTCGTTATGCGAGAAGCGGCTGGGCAAGCCTGTCAAGAAAAAAGCCACGGTGGTAACCCACACGCCTGAAGGCGACATTCACGACATCGGCCAGGTGATCGTCAACGCGCTGCTGAACGCCTCCGGGTTCGAAGTGGTCAACCTTGGCGTGGACGTGCCCGTGGAGCAGGTCGTTGAGACTTGCAGGCTCCGGCGTCCTGTCATGCTGACCGGCACTGCCCTGATGACCACGACTATGACCGCTTTTCCCCGGACTGCGGCAGGGCTGAGGGAACTGGGCCTCGACATTCCGTTCGTCTGCGGGGGAGGTGCAGTGACTGAAGAGTTCGTGACCAGCTTCGACCTGGGGATCTGGGGGAGAGACGCCAGCCAGGCCCCGGAGATGGCGGAAGACGCGATGAATGGCATGACCTGGCAGGAGATGCGGGCCAAATGGAACGGGTGA
- a CDS encoding protease inhibitor I42 family protein — MTTIAGLGSNGQVLEIHLRERLEIRLPESRISGYMWKYHEPGCPRLQLEDSDYREKGEARFTGLGERWWRFNAIATGECRLVFSLIRPWSAPSQEYFIVVRVS, encoded by the coding sequence ATGACCACTATCGCAGGATTAGGGAGCAATGGACAGGTACTGGAGATCCACCTCCGGGAACGGCTTGAAATACGCCTGCCCGAAAGCCGGATTTCCGGGTACATGTGGAAATACCATGAGCCCGGCTGTCCCCGCCTGCAACTCGAAGACTCGGACTACCGGGAGAAAGGCGAGGCCAGGTTTACAGGGCTCGGGGAGAGATGGTGGCGGTTCAACGCAATCGCCACCGGGGAATGCAGGCTGGTATTCAGCCTGATCAGGCCCTGGTCGGCGCCGTCCCAGGAATATTTCATAGTGGTCCGGGTTTCATAA
- a CDS encoding methyltransferase MtaB domain-containing protein, producing MSLKLSNSMAYQSPDLMMFGSALKPVRVRCGMAIGGGAVIPEIVPHPRLGSEQNLKTLLREFERANGDALEQCILLGFPGIIIENEHVSQMTQNPDWGKEIARQTAGQIDDYYDKYGLSAGYRATIADLRKPEVAHLRRSDRASLILEAFEACAEHADIISIESVGGKEISDHAIIRNDVTGMLFAQAVLGGRDMEWLWPQIVGIAKKRGCIAGGDTDCAQANVAMYLAGGFASKDVPHSLAALCRAMAAGRSLVAYECGATGPGKDCGYENPIIKAITGLPMSAEGKTSACAHLSLCGNVTAAVCDLWANEAVEYHEMFGGTTPAVFTEMLGYDAAMMNSSIALGFHKELQACMINSDRYRSPHGYILCPDIAWEIGKAIVENNDSMYSRAKAAALKCGQLMLSDARLRFTAYERDSLLGYMKELEALPDREGDFIDMCLKKYERVKAFKPASYEL from the coding sequence ATGAGCCTTAAACTGTCGAATTCGATGGCTTACCAGAGCCCTGATCTGATGATGTTCGGTTCGGCTCTGAAGCCTGTCCGCGTCAGGTGCGGGATGGCCATCGGGGGAGGTGCTGTCATCCCTGAGATCGTCCCGCATCCCCGGCTGGGGAGCGAGCAGAACCTCAAGACGCTGCTCCGGGAGTTCGAGCGGGCCAACGGCGATGCGCTGGAGCAGTGCATCCTCCTGGGCTTCCCCGGCATCATCATCGAGAACGAGCACGTGTCCCAGATGACGCAGAACCCTGACTGGGGAAAGGAGATCGCCAGGCAGACGGCGGGGCAGATCGACGATTACTACGATAAATACGGCCTCAGCGCCGGCTACCGGGCGACCATCGCCGACCTCAGAAAGCCCGAGGTGGCCCACCTGAGGCGGTCGGACCGGGCCTCTCTGATCCTGGAGGCGTTCGAGGCCTGCGCGGAGCACGCGGACATAATCTCCATAGAATCAGTGGGCGGCAAGGAAATTTCGGACCACGCCATCATCCGGAACGACGTTACCGGGATGCTCTTCGCTCAGGCAGTGCTGGGCGGCCGGGACATGGAATGGCTGTGGCCGCAGATCGTCGGCATCGCGAAGAAGCGCGGCTGTATCGCCGGCGGGGATACCGACTGCGCTCAGGCGAACGTAGCCATGTACCTCGCCGGGGGCTTCGCCTCAAAGGACGTGCCTCACTCGCTGGCCGCTCTCTGCCGGGCCATGGCAGCCGGCAGGTCTCTCGTCGCCTACGAGTGCGGCGCCACTGGCCCTGGTAAGGACTGCGGGTACGAGAACCCGATCATCAAGGCGATCACCGGGCTGCCCATGTCTGCCGAGGGCAAAACCAGCGCCTGCGCGCACCTGAGCCTGTGCGGCAACGTGACCGCCGCCGTGTGCGACCTCTGGGCGAACGAGGCGGTGGAGTACCACGAGATGTTTGGCGGCACCACTCCCGCCGTTTTCACCGAGATGCTGGGGTACGACGCAGCGATGATGAACTCTTCGATCGCGCTTGGCTTCCATAAAGAACTCCAGGCCTGTATGATCAACTCCGATCGGTACCGGAGCCCCCACGGCTACATCCTCTGCCCCGACATCGCGTGGGAGATCGGCAAAGCGATCGTGGAGAACAACGACAGCATGTATTCCCGGGCGAAGGCGGCGGCGCTGAAATGCGGCCAGCTGATGCTCTCTGATGCCCGGCTCAGGTTCACCGCTTACGAGCGGGATTCTCTGCTGGGGTACATGAAAGAGCTTGAAGCCCTCCCTGACAGGGAAGGCGATTTCATCGACATGTGCCTGAAGAAATACGAGAGAGTCAAAGCGTTCAAGCCAGCGTCCTACGAGCTATGA